GCTATAAATTCTCACGCACCTTACGAGAGCATCCTAACTCACGGCTTTACAGTCGATGCTAAGGGCGAGAAGATGAGCAAGAGTAAGGGCAACGTCATCGCTCCACAAGACGTGGCTAAGACTCACGGCGTAGAAATTTTACGCCTTTGGGTTGGCATGAGTGATTACTCAAGCGATTTAAAAATAAGCGAAGATATATTAAAGCAAATCAGCGAGCAATACCGCAAAATCCGCAATACGATCCGCTTTTTACTAGCAAACGTAAATGATCTTGAGAGCCTAAATACAGAGTTTAACATCCTTGATAAGTGGATCTTAGCGCGTACTAAAAAGGTCTTTGACGAGGCGAGCGCTTGCTTTAGAAATTACGACTTTTCAAAGGGCTTTAACATCCTTTTAAATTTCCTATCAGCCGATCTTAGCGGTGTATATCTTGACGTTTGCAAAGATAGGCTCTACTGCGACGCAAAAGACGCTCCAAGAAGAAGATCAGCTCAAAGCGCGATGGCTATCATCACAAAGGCACTTTTGCCACTCATCGCTCCAACGCTTACTTACACCGTTGATGAGGTGATGGACTACGCTCCAAAGATCATCAAAGGCGACGCAAAAGACGCGTTTGATCTAGTCTATGAACCAATCATTTTTGACCTTAGCTTTGAAGATGAGCTGCTTTTTGCTAGCAGAGAGAAATTTAACGAGATCGTGGACGTTCTTAAAAAGGACAAAAAAATAAAATCAACCCTAGAGCTAAGCCTAGAGACAACTAGCCACAACATCACAAGCTACGACGAGCGCGAAGTGGCCGATCTTTACATGGTAAGCTCGGTTAGAGCTTACGATGATAGCGAGCCACTAGCTGAGTTTGAGCTTGAGGGTGATAAATTTAAGATCATAGCAAGCAACCTTCATAAATGCCCAAGATGCTGGAAATTTAACGCTAGCAAAGAAGATGCGCTATGTCCAAGATGCGAAGAGGTCATAAGTGCTAAGTGAGCCAGTAAGCGCAACTATCATAGTCGCAACGATCGCTATGGTGGTCGTTATTAGCTTGTTTGGCATATTTTTGGTTAATAAATTTAAAGGATAAAAATAGTGGTAACTTTAAAAGAAGCTTTAAAATTTTCAGCTGAAGAGATAAAAAATTTAAGAGCCGAGCTTGAGGAAAAAATCATAAAAGAAAAAGAGCTTGGCGCTTATGTCGAGCAGCTAGTAAATTTAGAGATCGCAAAACTAGGCGAGGGCGTACCTATCGCTATAAAAGACAACATCCAAGTAAAAGGCTGGAATGTAACAAGCGCTTCAAAAATTTTGCAAGGCTACGTCGCACCTTATAATGCAACTGTCGTTGAGAAGCTACTTAGCAAAAATTTAGCTCCATTTGGTCGCACAAATATGGACGAATTTGCGATGGGAAGTACGACTGAAAGCTCATTTTACGGCAAGACTCTAAACCCACTAAATCACGCTCACGTCCCAGGCGGCAGTAGTGGTGGCTCGGCAGCAGCAGTCGCAGCTGGCCTTGCAGTCGCAGCACTTGGTAGCGATACTGGTGGCTCGATCCGCCAACCAGCGGCATTTTGTGGATGCGTAGGTTTTAAGCCAACTTACGGCAGAGTGAGCAGATATGGTCTTGGCGCCTACTCAAGCAGCCTTGATCAAATTGGCCCTATCGCTCAAAACGTAGAAGACGCAGCCATTTTATATGATGCTATCGCTGGACATGACCCAAAAGATAGCACGAGCGCAGATGTGCCATTTGTGAGCATTAGCGACAAGATAGATGGCAATAAAAAGCTAAAAATTTGCGTCATCAAAAACTATGTCGAAAACGCAAGCGAGCAGACAAAAGCAGCTTTAAATTTAGCTGTAGAAAAACTAAAATCACACGGCCATAGCGTAACTTACACAAATTTTGAAGATTCGAAATACGACGTCGCAACCTACTACATCATAGCAACTGCAGAAGCAAGCGCAAATTTAAGCCGCTACGATGGCGTAAGATACGGTAGACGCGCAGATGCTAAAAATTTAAAAGAGCTATATATAAACTCACGCTCAGAAGGCTTTGGTGAAGAGGTAAAAAGAAGAATCTTGCTTGGTACGTTTGTATTAAGTAGCGGATATTACGATGCTTACTACATCAAAGCACAAAAAGCAAGAGCGCATATAAAAGCTCAATACGAGAGAATTTTAGAAGAAAATGACCTGATATTTATGCCAGTAGCTCCAAGTACGGCTTATAAATTTGGAGCTCACAGTGATCCACTTCAAGCTTATCTAAGCGATATTTACACTATCAGCGTAAATTTAGCAGGCCTTCCAGCTATCTCTGTGCCAGTTGGCAAAGATGATCTAAATCTAAATATAAGCGCTCAGCTAATCGCTAAAGCATGGGATGAACAGACCTTGATAAATGGTGCCAAGAGCCTAGAAAATTTAATAAAAGGATAAAAATATGAAGATAGTAAAGAGAGCTTTAACATTTGAGGATGTGCTTCTTGTGCCGCAATACTCTGAAATTTTGCCAAAGCAAGTTGATGTAAAAACCAGGATCAGCAAAAATGTCACGCTAAATATCCCGATCGTCTCTGCTGCGATGGATACGGTGACTGAGCATAGAACTGCTATCATGATGGCAAGGCTCGGTGGTATCGGTGTCATCCACAAAAATATGGACGTAGAAAGCCAAACAAAAGAGGTCAAACGCGTCAAAAAAAGTGAAAGTGGTGTCATCATCGATCCTATCTTTATAAATCCAGAAGCGACTGTGGCCGAAGCTCTAGGTCTTATGGCTGATCTTCATATTTCAGGCGTTCCAGTTATAGATAAGGACCGCAAACTAATAGGAATTTTAACAAACCGCGATTTGAGATTTGAGACAAATATGAGCGTTTTGGTAAAAGACCGCATGACAAAAGCACCGCTCATAACTGCACCAAAAGGTTGCACGCTTGATGATGCGGAAAAAATTTTCTCTCAAAATAGAGTTGAGAAGCTGCCTATCGTCGATAAAGATGGCAGACTTGACGGACTTATCACCATAAAAGATCTAAAAAAACGCAAAGAGTATCCAAACGCAAACAAAGATAGCTACGGCAGACTTCGCGTAGCAGCGGCTATTGGTGTGGGTCAGATAGAGCGCGCTAAAGCGCTAGTTGATGCTGGCGTAGACGTCATCGTCATTGACTCAGCTCACGGTCACTCAAAGGGTATCATTGATACTTTAAAAGAGGTAAAGGCAAATTTTAAAGTCGATGTCGTAGCTGGCAATATCGCAAACCCAGCAGCTGTAAAAGACCTAGCAGAAGCAGGAGCTGATGGCATAAAAGTGGGTATCGGACCTGGATCAATATGTACCACAAGGATCGTTGCGGGCGTTGGCGTGCCACAAATTTCTGCCATTGATGACTGCGCAAGCGAAGCAGCGAAATATGGCATCCCAGTTATCGCAGACGGTGGTTTAAAATACTCAGGCGACGTGGCAAAAGCCCTTGCAGCAGGGGCAGCTTGCGTTATGGCTGGTAGCTTACTTGCAGGTTGCGAAGAGAGCCCAGGCGAGCTTATAACATTCCAAGGTCGCCAGTATAAAGTATATCGCGGCATGGGATCGATCGGTGCTATGACAAAGGGCAGCTCGGACCGCTACTTCCAAGAGGGCACCGCTCAAGACAAGCTTGTGCCTGAAGGTATCGAAGGCCGTGTGCCATTTGCTGGCAGCATAAAAGATGTGATCCATCAGCTAATAGGTGGCCTAAGAAGCGCTATGGGCTATGTCGGTGCAAAAGATATCCCAACTCTTCAAGAAAGAGCTGAATTTGTCGAGATAACAAGCGCTGGATTAAAAGAGAGCCACGTCCACGACGTAGTTATCACTCACGAGGCACCAAACTACAAAGTTAATTAGTGTTAGACCTGCAAACTAGAACTATTAAATTTAACGAGCCACTCTATCTTGAGAGTGGCCGTATGCTATCAAATTTCAAGCTTATTTATGAGACTTACGGCACGCTAAACGCTGATAAAAGCAACGTTATCGTGATCTGTCACGCCCTAACTGGCTCACACCACGCTGCTGGCACATACGCAGGCGATGAGAAAGCTGGCTGGTGGGACGGGCTAATAGGCAGCAAAAAGGCGGTCGATACGGATAAATTTTACGTTATTTGCGTAAATATCTTAGGCTCGTGCTTTGGCTCGACCTCGCCACTAAGCGTTGATCGAAGTAGCGGCAAAGAGTATAGGCTAAATTTCCCAGTCCTTGCCATAAGTGACGTGGTAAAGGCGCAGATGAGGCTATTTAGCGAGCTTGGCATCACAAGGGCAAGAGCCGTGATAGGCGGCAGTCTTGGCGGTATGCAGGCACTTTGCTACGCTATCGAGTTTCCAGAATTTGCGCAGGATATCGTCATGCTTGCAAGTACCTATCAGACCAAGCCATGGGCGATAGCTTTTAACAAAATCGCCATCGAAGCCATTTTAAACGATGAAAATTTCAAAAATGGCGAATACGATGCGGAATTTATAAGAAAAAATGGTCTAAAAGGTATGGCTTACGGCAGGATGGCAGGGCATATCAGCTTTTTAAGTCCTGATAGCATGGATGAGAAATTTGGACGAAACTACGTAGAAACTGACGGTCTTTACGAGCTTTCTGGGCGCTTTCAGGTGGATCGCTACATGGAGTACAACGGCTACAACTTCCCAAAGAGGTTTGATCCGCTAAGCTACCTATATATCGTAAAGATGATGAATATCTTTGACTGTACAAGACACTATGACAACCTAAAAGACGCCCTTGCGCCGATAAAAGCAAACTTGCATCTAATCGCTTTCAAAGGCGATCTACTCTTTCCGCCATGCTGTATGAGAGAGATTTATGACACACTTTGTGAGATGGGGCGAGGAGAGAATACAAATTTCGTAGAGATAGATAGTAACTACGGCCATGACGCATTTTTGGTCGAGATAGAAAAATTTGATGGATATATAAAAAATATATTAAAAGGATAGAAAATGGAGCAAAAAGAGCAAAGCTTTGAAGAAAAATTAGCCCTAGCAGATAAAATTTTAAATGATCTAAATAAAGATGATGTGAGCTTAGAAAATAGCATAAAGCTGCATGAGCAGGGCAAAAAGCTCTTAAATGAAGCAAGAGAAATTTTAGAAAATGCAAAACTTAGCATAAAGCAGGTGGACGATGAGTAGAATTTGCGCCCTTCAGCTACCAACTCAGCCGCTAAGCGAGGCAAGGCTTGATTATTATCTAAAAATTTGTGCGGACGAAAACGCAAGACTTGTTGTGCTTGGTGAGTATGTGCTAAATAGCTTTTTTAAAGAGCTTATTAGCATGCCAAAAAGCCTTATAAAAGAGCAAAGCGAGCGCAAAAAAGAGGCTCTTTTTGCAATGGCAAAAAAGTACGATCTAAATATTGTTGCACCCATTGTAAATCTAAAAGGCAAGGAAATTTTTAAGAGTCTAGCTAAATTTACCCCAACACAAGTCAAGCTATATGATCAGCAAATCCTCATGCCTTACGCTCACTGGAATGAGGCTAAATTCTTTAATAACGCAAGTGATGAGCTAAATTTACCTATCTTTACATATGATAAATTTAAAGTAGGCGTTATGTTTGGCTATGAGGCGCACTTTGACATTTGCTGGGCCTATATGAGCGCTAAAAAGGTTGATATCGTACTCGTGCCAACGGCTTGCACATTTTTCTCTCAGGCGCGCTGGGAGGAGCTTTTAAAGGTTAGGGCCTTTACAAACAACGTCTACGTGCTCCGCGTAAACCGCGTAGGGAGCCATAAAAGTGATGATACGCAGTGGAGCTTTTACGGCGATTCGATGCTTATTAATCCGTTTGGCGAGGTCAAAAATAGACTTGGTAAAAATGAAGAGATGATGATAGATGAGCTTAGCAAAAAGGAGCTTAGCGAGGCTAGAAGCACTTGGGGCTTTATGCATATAGAGGCGAAATTTAAAAGATGAAGTGCTGCGCCTAGGTAGAAAGAGCAAATTTAGCAAAAGTTATCACGATCACGAGAATGAGCACTTTTAAAAGAATTTTGGAGTGAAATTTGAAACGAAATGACGTTGAGAGATATATAAAAGAGAAATTTGACGTTTTAGACGAGCAAATTTTCCCAAAATATCCAAATTTTAGCGCCTTTCGCCATAAGAAAAATGAGAAGTGGTTTGCACTACTTATGCGGTTAAGCGCCAGCAAACTTGGGCTTGAAAGTGATGAAATGATAGAAGTTTTAAATCTAAAATGTAGCCCAGATCTAGCGATGGTACTAGTTGACGAGGAACAAATTTTTAAAGCATATCACATGAACAAAAAGCACTGGATAAGTGTAAATTTAAACTCCAAAATCTCACAAAAAACAGTTTTTGACCTAATAGATGAAAGCTTTGTCTTAAGCAAATAAAAGCCATTTTCAGCCTTAAATTTAGTAGTTTTTGTTAAAATCACGAAAAACTTAAGGATAAAATTTGCAAGAGTTAAACAACGAGATCAAAAAAGTCCATTTCATAGGTATCGGCGGCATCGGTATCTCAGCCATCGCTAGATTTTTACACGAAAAAGGCCACAAGATAAGCGGTAGTGATATCAAGGAGAGCAAAACTACGCTTGAGCTAAAAGATGAAGGTATCGAGGTCATCACGCCACACTGCAAAGAGGCGATAAAAGACCAAGACTTTGTGGTCTATTCAGCTGCGATAAAAGAGGATAATATCGAGCTAGTGGAGGCCAGACGAAAGGGCATAAAGTGCTTTTCAAGAAAAGAAATTTTGCCTTATGTGCTTGAGGATAAGTGCGTCTTTGCAGTAGCTGGCGCACACGGCAAGAGCACGACTTCAGCGATGCTAGCAAGCCTTATCGAGGGCTCAGTCATCATCGGCGCCATCTCAAAACAGTTTGGTTCAAATATGCGCTACGCCAAAAGCGATAACGTCGTATTTGAGGCTGATGAGAGCGATTCTAGCTTTCTAAACTCAAACCCATATTTAGCCATCGTCACCAATGCAGAGCCAGAGCACATGGAGCACTACGACTACGATCTAGCTAAATTTTACGCAGCTTACAAGGGCTTTTTGGAGCGTGCAAAGGTTAGAGTGATAAACGCTGAGGACGAGTTTTTGAGCACGCTTAAGCTTGATGCGATCAGGCTTTATCCAAGCAGTGATATCACAGAGCTAACGATGGTGGTAAGAGACTATCAGCCATACACTAGCTTCAACCTTAAAAATTTAGGCAAATTTGAAGCCTTTGGCATGGGCGAGCACATCGCTATAGACGCATCTTTGGCTATCCTTGCTGCGATGCACGAGACGCCGCTTAAAGACATTAGAGAAAATTTACTAAATTTTAAAGGGATCAAAAAGCGTTTTGACATCCTTAGCGCAAACAAAAATTTCGTCCTAATCGACGACTACGCGCATCATCCAACCGAGATAAAAGCGACGCTAAAATCAGTCTTTGAATACGCCAAAATTTTAGGTATAAACAGCGTCACAGCGATATTTCAGCCACACCGCTACACAAGACTTAGCACAAATTTACCTGGCTTTAAAGAGTGCTTTAAAGGCGTTGATGAGCTTGTCATATTGCCAGTTTATGCAGCTGGGGAAAATCCGATCGAAGTTGATATGAAGAGCGAGTTTAGCGAGTATAACCCGATCTTTACCGATAAGGTCGAAAGGGTTGAAGAGGGCATAGAATTTACAGATGAATTTGGCGTAAAAAACCGCCTGAGTGATGGCATCGTAGTTGGCTTTGGAGCGGGCGATATCAGCGTACAGCTAAGGGGCGGATATTAATGGATCTAAGCACTTTCAAGCTTCAAGATGAAAATGAAATTTTAAAAGAGATAAAAGAAAAAGAGCTTAGTGAAGAAGAAATTTCAAGCCTTATAAATTTAGGTAAAAAAGATATCTTGATCGCGCTTGCAAGGTCGCAAAAGCTAAGTAGCACTCAGATAAAAGAGATGCTGCCAAATGCCACGTATATGGCTGTTTGCTTGCTAGTTGAAAAACAAGATATCAGTGAGGTTAAGGCTGAAATTTTAGAAAAGATCGAGCCTCATTCTGAGCTTTACAAAGAACTCATCGCAAAATATAAGGGCGTAAAATGGTAAGAAATTTGATCCTAATCGCTGGCTTGATCGTACTTTTTGGAGCGATCTGGGCGATAAAAGATGAAAAGATCAGCAAAGGCATAAAAGCGCTCGTTAGCACGGTGCTTGTAGCGATCCTTATTTGCGTCTATTTTTACGAAGAGAATTTATCAAAGAACGAGGATGCCATCTCAAAGCTAGTTAGCGATTTTAAGCAGGGTAAAGTGCTAAAATGTGGCGAATATAACGTGAGCGCTGAGAAATTTAACTACGAATTTGGCACAGCGTCATTTTTAGCTAAAAGAGAATTTAGCGACCTCTCAGGCGTGATAGTGCCGATAAAAAGTTGTGAGCAATGACTGAAGAGATATTTTTAAAGCTTGATTTGGGCGAGTATTTAGAGAAATTTAACTCCTTTTTGGCAAGGCAAAAACCGCTATTTTTACAAGGTGACAGCAAAATCCACTTTGAAAACATTAGCGAGCTTTCAAAGTATGATTTTAAGGCGCCTGATGAGATAAAAGAGCTTGATGACGCGCTTATGAGACTTAGCAAGCAAGCAGTGCTTCACATCAGTGAAATTTACGAGTTTGCAAAGATCATTAAATATTTTTCATATCTAAAAAAGCAAAAATTTGAAGGCAGGCTTGGCGAGTGGATCGCTAAGGTTGAAATCCCTGAAGCGATGAGCCATATGGCAAACAGCTTTGATGAAAACGGCGAGTTTAGCGACAGCGTGGATGAGAGATTTCACGCGATAAAGCAGGCTTTTAGCGAGAAAAAACGCCAGATTGATGCTGAACTTAAAAAGCTCATCTACTCAAAGCACATCACGCCCTATCTAGTCGATACCCAGACGCACTACATCAACGCGCAAGAGGCACTTTTGGTGCGTGGCGGCTTTAATCACGCCCTAAAAGGCACCGTGATCGCTAGAAGCTCAGGCGGATACTTCTACGTCGCACCTGCAAGCACCGAGCGCCTAAAAAAGGAGCAAAGCGAGCTGCTTGATAGAAAAGAGGAGATCATTTTTGAGCACTGCAAGAAATTTAGCCTGCAGATGAGCAAGAGCCTGCTCTTTTTGAAATTTATAAATAACGCTTTTGATCAGTTTGACGCATACCAGGCTCGTGTAAATTTGGCTAGATCACGTGACTATGAGTTTGTTTTGCCAAACAGCTCACACGTTATCAAGCTTGAGAAATTTGCCCACCCAGCGCTTAAAAACCCAAAAAGCGTGAGTGTGGATTTTAGTAAAAAGGTGCTTTTAATAACCGGTGTAAATGCTGGCGGTAAATCGATGCTTTTAAAATCTATCATCTCAGCCACGCTGCTTGCAAAGTATCTGCTGCCTATGCGTATCGACGCAAACCGCTCAACGATCGGCTCTTTTAAAGAATTTGACGCGATCATAGAAGATCCGCAAAGTGTGAAAAACGACATCTCGACCTTTGCTGGCAGGATGGTGCACTTTGCAAGGCTTTTTACTAAAAAGTCAATCATTATCGGCATCGACGAGATCGAGCTTGGCACCGATTTTGAAGAGGCTGCGAGCTTGTATGGCGTCATGATAGAGCGCCTCATCACTCAAGATATCAAAATGATCATCACGACCCACCACAAGCGCCTTGCGATGTTGCTAGCTAAAAACCCCGAGGTTGAGCTAGTAGCGGCACTTTACGACGAGGCGGCCCAAAGGCCTAAATTTGAGTTTTTAAAAGGCACGATCGGCAAGTCTTACGCCTTTGAAACGGCGACAAGATACGGCATATCTCAAAATTTAGTGGCGCAGGCAAAGAAAATTTACGGCGAAGATAAGGAGAATTTAAACGAGATCATCACAAAGACGCTAAATTTACAAACCAAGCTTGATGAGGGGATAAAAGAGGTCACGGCAAAAGAGGAGCGGCTGGAGCGCTTGCTTGAGGAGCAAAAAGAGCTAAAAGAGAGAAATGAGATCAAGCTAAATGCGACTATTTCGCGATTAGAAAAAGAGTATTATGAAGCGATAAATGCGGCAAAAGCTGTTATAAATTTCAAGGACATTAAAGACAAGCAAAGAGCGCTAAACGTGGCAAATGAGAAAAAAGCTGCCATCGTTAAGCCTAAGAAAACTGAACGCGAGAGCCTAAAAGTAGGCGATAGAGTGAAGTATGAAAATATCAAAGGCACGGTTTTAAGCATCTCTAAAAACGATGCGATGATCGAGTCAAATGGCATAAATTTACGCGTGCCGCTCGAGCTTTTAAGAAAAAATGGCAACGAGGTAATCTTACCTAAAAAAGGTGGCGTGAGTTTAAGTGTCGATAAGCCAAAAATGGCCTCGCTCTCGATTGATCTGCACGGCATGAGAGCTGATGAGGCGATAGCAAAACTGGATAAATTTATCTCGGATAGTCTTGTTATGGGATTTGATGAGGTTAGCGTATTTCACGGCATTGGCACTGGCAAGCTCGCCTTTGCAGTTAAAAATTTCTTAAAAGAGCATCCAAGCGTTAAAGAATTTTTTGACGCACCGGCAAATCAAGGCGGATACGGTGCTAAAATAGTCAGACTTTAACTTTTTTCCAAAAGTTAAAATTTATTTTAAGGTTGATATAATCAGTGCAATTACACAAAACAAGGGAAGTAACTTTTGAGTAACAAGGACGAGCAAACGGGTAAAAATCTAAACATCACTAAAACGATTATAGGTTTAGTGTTTGTTTTGGGAAGTATTTTTTTAGTCGAAAACCTGGCAGTTTTTTATTTTAAATTTAATAATGCTTCTGCTGAAAATGGCTTTAATCTTCGAAAGAAAGTTGATTATTTGACATATCAATATGTTGATTATTTCAAAAATGTCAGCAAATATGATGTCGCAAATTTCCAATCTTACATTAACGATAGTGCTATGGGCGATGTTCTTTTATTAAAGGATGATAATAAAAATGGATACAAGGTCGTAGCGTCTTCAGATAAAAGAATAATAAATCAAGAATTTAACGACAAAAGCTGTGGAAATATTTTTGTTCATAATTTCCAAAAAGATTATTTTTGGGCAAAAATTTTGCCAGAAAATGCTGCTCAAGTTTGTATGTTTGTGCCGGTTGGAGAGTATATATTGGGCTTTAAAGGAAAGGTCGATCAACGTATTACTGGTACGCATGATGAGTACTTTTTTGAGTGGCTTTTAAACAATATGGCTTTAACATTCATCTTAAGCCTTGTTGGCGCAATAGTTGCTTTGTCTACTTGTATATGGTACGCGGTTAAATATATAAAAGAAAAAAATAACTATAATGAATTAAAAACAGATGCTAAAAAGCAGATAGAAGAGCTTGGAGAAAAGCTTTATATCGATCCAATGACTGGACTTTTAAATAAAACAGCATTGGTGCGTGATATTAATAGCTATGAAAATCCTAAAGTAGTGCTTATAGATATTGACGATTTTGGCAAGATGAATGACTTTTACGGTAAATTTGCATGTGATCAGATTTTGGTCAAGATGGCTGATTTGATCAGTGAATTTGCCAAAGATGAGAATATGAAGGCTTACTGTATAGAAGCAGATAGGTTTGCTCTGGTAGAAGATAGCGATAGCTTTATCGATAGATATGAAGATATGGTTGAAGATTTGATAGAAATTTTTAAAGGCCGTATGCTAAGTATAGTCGATGAAGATGGTAGAGAGATAGAAGGTATCGAGATACATAGTACAATAGGCTTTGCTCTTGATAGTGACCAAACACTAAGAAAAGCAACAATAGCATTAAAAACAGCAAAAGAGCAAGATAAAGACTATGTTTGTTATTTTAAAGGGCTAAATCAAAAAGAGGAATACGCAACTCAAATAGAACGCTCTAAACTGATACAATACGCCACTATAAATAACAATATTGTTCCTTATTTTCAGCCGATAGTTAATGATCAAAAGGTACCTGTAAAATACGAATGCTTGATAAGACTTTTAGATAGAGGCGATGTTATATCACCAAATGTCTTTTTGGATATCTCAAAGCGCATTAAGCGTTATGCTGATCTTGAGAAACAACTCATTAAAAAGTGTTTTAAGCAGCTTGTAGAGGATAAGAATTTAGTACTTTCTATAAATTTAAGCAGTAGAGATATGATCGATGGTGATGTTAGCTCACTTGTTTTAAATTTATTAAATAAACACAATATTGCTGGTAGAGTGGTGTTTGAGATCGTTGAAGATGAAGAGCTTAAAAATTTAGAGAGAGTTTCAAATTTTATTGAGCGTGTAAAAAGCATGGGCGCAAAGATCGCTATCGATGATTTTGGCTCAGGATATTCAAATTTTTCTTACATCATAAAGATCAAGCCTGACTACGTGAAGATCGATGGCTCTATTATAAAAGATATAGACATAAATAAAGATTCACACTCTATCGCGAGTGCGATTGTAGCATTTGCAAAAGACCTTGGTATAAAAACTATTGCTGAATATGTACATTCAAAAGAGATATTTGAAATCTGTAAAGAGATCGGCGTAGATGAGTTCCAGGGCTTTTATTTTGGTGCACCAGAGCGTGCTGGCTCATAAGGTACTTAGTGGTAATTAGCTTTTTAAAAGAGCTTTTAAGCTTTCGCTCTATCACGCCTAATGATGCTGGAAGCTTAGAATTTATCGCTAAATTTTTGCCTGATTTTGAGGCGAAATTTATAGAAAAAAATGGTACCAAAAATCTCATACTTTCTAAAATTTATGGAGACGGCGAGCATCTAGCTTTTGCAGGGCATGTTGATGTCGTGCCTCCAGGTGAGGGCTGGGATAGCGGGCCATTTACTCCACTAGAAAAAGATCGCTATATCTACGCAAGAGGCGCACAGGATATGAAAAGTGGCGTGGCTGCTTTTGTTTACGCTGCTAAAGATGCGAAATTTGATGGCAAGCTAAGCCTCATCTTAACAAGCGACGAAGAGGGCGATGGCACATATGGCACGCCTTTAGCACTTGAATATTTACGCGAAATAAATGATTTGCCAAAATTTTGCGTAGTGGCTGAGCCAACTTGCGATAAAGAATTTGGCGATAGCATAAAAGTTGGCAGACGTGGCTCAATAAATGGCAAGATCGTGATAAAGGGCGTTCAAGGGCACGTGGCATATCCTGAAAAGTGTGTAAATCCGGTAAATTTGATAGCTCCACTTTTAAATAAAATAGCTGATCACGATATGGACGCTGGGAGCGAGTTTTTTAGTCCAAGCAAGATCGTGGTAACTGATATCAGAGGCGGCATGCAAGTTTGCAACGTCACGCCAAGCGAGCTTAGCATAATGTTTAATGTGAGAAACTCAAATTTAACTGACATAAATGATGTTGAGAGCTATCTTAGAGAGGTCTTAAAAGCGCTTGATTACGAGCTTAGCATAAAACAAAGCTCAAAGAGATTTTTAACAAATAAAGATAGTAAAATCGTAAAAAATTTAATGGCCTCTGTCGCAAAAATTACCGGTGTCACACCGGTTCTAAATACAAAGGGTGGCACGAGCGATGCAAGGCACTTTGCTGAATTTGGTGTAGATGCGATAGAATTTGGTGTCATAAACGACCGCATACACGCCAAAAACGAGCGAGTTAGTGTTGATGAGGTAAATAAACTTTATGAAATTTTTAAAGA
Above is a genomic segment from Campylobacter concisus containing:
- the gatA gene encoding Asp-tRNA(Asn)/Glu-tRNA(Gln) amidotransferase subunit GatA; this translates as MVTLKEALKFSAEEIKNLRAELEEKIIKEKELGAYVEQLVNLEIAKLGEGVPIAIKDNIQVKGWNVTSASKILQGYVAPYNATVVEKLLSKNLAPFGRTNMDEFAMGSTTESSFYGKTLNPLNHAHVPGGSSGGSAAAVAAGLAVAALGSDTGGSIRQPAAFCGCVGFKPTYGRVSRYGLGAYSSSLDQIGPIAQNVEDAAILYDAIAGHDPKDSTSADVPFVSISDKIDGNKKLKICVIKNYVENASEQTKAALNLAVEKLKSHGHSVTYTNFEDSKYDVATYYIIATAEASANLSRYDGVRYGRRADAKNLKELYINSRSEGFGEEVKRRILLGTFVLSSGYYDAYYIKAQKARAHIKAQYERILEENDLIFMPVAPSTAYKFGAHSDPLQAYLSDIYTISVNLAGLPAISVPVGKDDLNLNISAQLIAKAWDEQTLINGAKSLENLIKG
- the guaB gene encoding IMP dehydrogenase, encoding MKIVKRALTFEDVLLVPQYSEILPKQVDVKTRISKNVTLNIPIVSAAMDTVTEHRTAIMMARLGGIGVIHKNMDVESQTKEVKRVKKSESGVIIDPIFINPEATVAEALGLMADLHISGVPVIDKDRKLIGILTNRDLRFETNMSVLVKDRMTKAPLITAPKGCTLDDAEKIFSQNRVEKLPIVDKDGRLDGLITIKDLKKRKEYPNANKDSYGRLRVAAAIGVGQIERAKALVDAGVDVIVIDSAHGHSKGIIDTLKEVKANFKVDVVAGNIANPAAVKDLAEAGADGIKVGIGPGSICTTRIVAGVGVPQISAIDDCASEAAKYGIPVIADGGLKYSGDVAKALAAGAACVMAGSLLAGCEESPGELITFQGRQYKVYRGMGSIGAMTKGSSDRYFQEGTAQDKLVPEGIEGRVPFAGSIKDVIHQLIGGLRSAMGYVGAKDIPTLQERAEFVEITSAGLKESHVHDVVITHEAPNYKVN
- the metX gene encoding homoserine O-acetyltransferase MetX, translated to MLDLQTRTIKFNEPLYLESGRMLSNFKLIYETYGTLNADKSNVIVICHALTGSHHAAGTYAGDEKAGWWDGLIGSKKAVDTDKFYVICVNILGSCFGSTSPLSVDRSSGKEYRLNFPVLAISDVVKAQMRLFSELGITRARAVIGGSLGGMQALCYAIEFPEFAQDIVMLASTYQTKPWAIAFNKIAIEAILNDENFKNGEYDAEFIRKNGLKGMAYGRMAGHISFLSPDSMDEKFGRNYVETDGLYELSGRFQVDRYMEYNGYNFPKRFDPLSYLYIVKMMNIFDCTRHYDNLKDALAPIKANLHLIAFKGDLLFPPCCMREIYDTLCEMGRGENTNFVEIDSNYGHDAFLVEIEKFDGYIKNILKG
- the xseB gene encoding exodeoxyribonuclease VII small subunit codes for the protein MEQKEQSFEEKLALADKILNDLNKDDVSLENSIKLHEQGKKLLNEAREILENAKLSIKQVDDE
- a CDS encoding carbon-nitrogen hydrolase family protein — encoded protein: MSRICALQLPTQPLSEARLDYYLKICADENARLVVLGEYVLNSFFKELISMPKSLIKEQSERKKEALFAMAKKYDLNIVAPIVNLKGKEIFKSLAKFTPTQVKLYDQQILMPYAHWNEAKFFNNASDELNLPIFTYDKFKVGVMFGYEAHFDICWAYMSAKKVDIVLVPTACTFFSQARWEELLKVRAFTNNVYVLRVNRVGSHKSDDTQWSFYGDSMLINPFGEVKNRLGKNEEMMIDELSKKELSEARSTWGFMHIEAKFKR
- a CDS encoding MmcQ/YjbR family DNA-binding protein; the protein is MKRNDVERYIKEKFDVLDEQIFPKYPNFSAFRHKKNEKWFALLMRLSASKLGLESDEMIEVLNLKCSPDLAMVLVDEEQIFKAYHMNKKHWISVNLNSKISQKTVFDLIDESFVLSK